One part of the Symphalangus syndactylus isolate Jambi chromosome 1, NHGRI_mSymSyn1-v2.1_pri, whole genome shotgun sequence genome encodes these proteins:
- the C1H11orf24 gene encoding uncharacterized protein C11orf24 homolog isoform X2: MWTALVLIWIFSLSLSESHAASNDPRNFVPNKMWKGLVKRNASVETVDNKTSEDVTMAAASPVTLTKGTSAAHLNSTEVTTEDTSRTDVSEPATSGGAADGVTSIAPMTAASITTAASIAPTTAAPSMTAASSAPTTAASSTPMTLTPPMPTSTSAGRTPSITATGHPSLSTALAQVPNSSTLPRTATLAMLATRAQTVATTANTSSPMSTHPSPSKHMPSDTTASPVPPTRPQAQGPISQVSVDQPVVNTTNKSTPTPSNTTPEPAPTPTVVTTTKAQAREPTASPVPVPHTSPIPEVEAMSPMTQPSPTPYTQRAAGPGTPQAPAQIETEATSGTDSTGPTPGSSGGTKMPATDSCQPSTQGQYLVVTTEPLTQYVVDKTLLLVVLLLGVTLFITVLVLFALQAYESYKKKDYTQVDYLINGMYADSEM; encoded by the exons GCAACTTTGTCCCTAACAAAATGTGGAAGGGATTAGTCAAGAGGAATGCATCTGTGGAAACAGTTGATAATAAAACATCTGAGGATGTAACCATGGCAGCAGCTTCCCCTGTCACATTGACCAAAGGGACTTCGGCAGCCCACCTCAACTCTACGGAAGTCACAACAGAGGACACAAGCAGGACAGATGTGAGTGAACCAGCAACTTCAGGAGGTGCAGCTGATGGTGTGACCTCCATTGCTCCCATGACTGCGGCCTCCATTACGACTGCGGC CTCCATTGCTCCCACAACTGCAGCCCCCAGTATGACTGCGGCCTCCAGCGCTCCCACGACTGCGGCCTCCAGCACTCCCATGACACTCACACCCCCCATGCCCACGTCCACTTCCGCAGGGCGGACCCCATCCATTACCGCCACTGGGCATCCATCTCTCAGCACAGCCCTCGCACAAGTGCCAAATAGCAGCACGTTGCCAAGAACAGCAACCctggccatgttggccacacgTGCTCAGACTGTAGCAACCACAGCAAACACGAGCAGCCCCATGAGCACTCATCCGAGTCCTTCCAAGCACATGCCCAGTGACACCACGGCAAGCCCTGTACCCCCTACGCGTCCCCAAGCACAAGGTCCCATTAGCCAGGTGTCAGTGGACCAGCCTGTGGTTAACACAACAAATAAATCCACACCCACGCCCTCAAACACAACCCCAgagcccgcccccacccccacagtgGTGACCACCACCAAGGCACAAGCCAGGGAGCCAACTGCCAGCCCAGTGCCAGTGCCTCACACCAGCCCAATCCCTGAGGTGGAGGCCATGTCCCCCATGACACAGCCAAGCCCCACGCCATATACCCAGAGGGCCGCTGGGCCAGGCACACCCCAGGCACCAGCGCAGATAGAGACTGAAGCCACATCGGGTACTGATTCCACTGGGCCAACACCCGGGAGCTCAGGGGGCACTAAGATGCCAGCCACGGACTCGTGCCAGCCCAGCACCCAAGGCCAGTACCTGGTGGTCACTACTGAGCCCCTCACCCAGTACGTGGTGGACAAAACTCTCCTCCTGGTGGTGCTGTTACTCGGCGTGACCCTTTTCATCACAGTCTTGGTTTTGTTTGCCCTGCAGGCCTATGAGAGCTACAAGAAGAAGGACTACACCCAGGTGGACTACTTAATCAACGGGATGTATGCGGACTCGGAAATGTGA
- the C1H11orf24 gene encoding uncharacterized protein C11orf24 homolog isoform X1 yields MWTALVLIWIFSLSLSESHAASNDPRNFVPNKMWKGLVKRNASVETVDNKTSEDVTMAAASPVTLTKGTSAAHLNSTEVTTEDTSRTDVSEPATSGGAADGVTSIAPMTAASITTAASITAAASITTAASIAPTTAAPSMTAASSAPTTAASSTPMTLTPPMPTSTSAGRTPSITATGHPSLSTALAQVPNSSTLPRTATLAMLATRAQTVATTANTSSPMSTHPSPSKHMPSDTTASPVPPTRPQAQGPISQVSVDQPVVNTTNKSTPTPSNTTPEPAPTPTVVTTTKAQAREPTASPVPVPHTSPIPEVEAMSPMTQPSPTPYTQRAAGPGTPQAPAQIETEATSGTDSTGPTPGSSGGTKMPATDSCQPSTQGQYLVVTTEPLTQYVVDKTLLLVVLLLGVTLFITVLVLFALQAYESYKKKDYTQVDYLINGMYADSEM; encoded by the coding sequence GCAACTTTGTCCCTAACAAAATGTGGAAGGGATTAGTCAAGAGGAATGCATCTGTGGAAACAGTTGATAATAAAACATCTGAGGATGTAACCATGGCAGCAGCTTCCCCTGTCACATTGACCAAAGGGACTTCGGCAGCCCACCTCAACTCTACGGAAGTCACAACAGAGGACACAAGCAGGACAGATGTGAGTGAACCAGCAACTTCAGGAGGTGCAGCTGATGGTGTGACCTCCATTGCTCCCATGACTGCGGCCTCCATTACGACTGCGGCCTCCATTACGGCTGCGGCCTCCATTACGACTGCGGCCTCCATTGCTCCCACAACTGCAGCCCCCAGTATGACTGCGGCCTCCAGCGCTCCCACGACTGCGGCCTCCAGCACTCCCATGACACTCACACCCCCCATGCCCACGTCCACTTCCGCAGGGCGGACCCCATCCATTACCGCCACTGGGCATCCATCTCTCAGCACAGCCCTCGCACAAGTGCCAAATAGCAGCACGTTGCCAAGAACAGCAACCctggccatgttggccacacgTGCTCAGACTGTAGCAACCACAGCAAACACGAGCAGCCCCATGAGCACTCATCCGAGTCCTTCCAAGCACATGCCCAGTGACACCACGGCAAGCCCTGTACCCCCTACGCGTCCCCAAGCACAAGGTCCCATTAGCCAGGTGTCAGTGGACCAGCCTGTGGTTAACACAACAAATAAATCCACACCCACGCCCTCAAACACAACCCCAgagcccgcccccacccccacagtgGTGACCACCACCAAGGCACAAGCCAGGGAGCCAACTGCCAGCCCAGTGCCAGTGCCTCACACCAGCCCAATCCCTGAGGTGGAGGCCATGTCCCCCATGACACAGCCAAGCCCCACGCCATATACCCAGAGGGCCGCTGGGCCAGGCACACCCCAGGCACCAGCGCAGATAGAGACTGAAGCCACATCGGGTACTGATTCCACTGGGCCAACACCCGGGAGCTCAGGGGGCACTAAGATGCCAGCCACGGACTCGTGCCAGCCCAGCACCCAAGGCCAGTACCTGGTGGTCACTACTGAGCCCCTCACCCAGTACGTGGTGGACAAAACTCTCCTCCTGGTGGTGCTGTTACTCGGCGTGACCCTTTTCATCACAGTCTTGGTTTTGTTTGCCCTGCAGGCCTATGAGAGCTACAAGAAGAAGGACTACACCCAGGTGGACTACTTAATCAACGGGATGTATGCGGACTCGGAAATGTGA
- the C1H11orf24 gene encoding uncharacterized protein C11orf24 homolog isoform X3 has translation MWTALVLIWIFSLSLSESHAASNDPRNFVPNKMWKGLVKRNASVETVDNKTSEDVTMAAASPVTLTKGTSAAHLNSTEVTTEDTSRTDVSEPATSGGAADGVTSIAPMTAASITTAASITAAASITTAASIAPTTAAPSMTAASSAPTTAASSTPMTLTPPMPTSTSAGRTPSITATGHPSLSTALAQVPNSSTLPRTATLAMLATRAQTVATTANTSSPMSTHPSPSKHMPSDTTASPVPPTRPQAQGPISQVSVDQPVVNTTNKSTPTPSNTTPEPAPTPTVVTTTKAQAREPTASPVPVPHTSPIPEVEAMSPMTQPSPTPYTQRAAGPGTPQAPAQIETEATSGTDSTGPTPGSSGGTKMPATDSCQPSTQGL, from the exons GCAACTTTGTCCCTAACAAAATGTGGAAGGGATTAGTCAAGAGGAATGCATCTGTGGAAACAGTTGATAATAAAACATCTGAGGATGTAACCATGGCAGCAGCTTCCCCTGTCACATTGACCAAAGGGACTTCGGCAGCCCACCTCAACTCTACGGAAGTCACAACAGAGGACACAAGCAGGACAGATGTGAGTGAACCAGCAACTTCAGGAGGTGCAGCTGATGGTGTGACCTCCATTGCTCCCATGACTGCGGCCTCCATTACGACTGCGGCCTCCATTACGGCTGCGGCCTCCATTACGACTGCGGCCTCCATTGCTCCCACAACTGCAGCCCCCAGTATGACTGCGGCCTCCAGCGCTCCCACGACTGCGGCCTCCAGCACTCCCATGACACTCACACCCCCCATGCCCACGTCCACTTCCGCAGGGCGGACCCCATCCATTACCGCCACTGGGCATCCATCTCTCAGCACAGCCCTCGCACAAGTGCCAAATAGCAGCACGTTGCCAAGAACAGCAACCctggccatgttggccacacgTGCTCAGACTGTAGCAACCACAGCAAACACGAGCAGCCCCATGAGCACTCATCCGAGTCCTTCCAAGCACATGCCCAGTGACACCACGGCAAGCCCTGTACCCCCTACGCGTCCCCAAGCACAAGGTCCCATTAGCCAGGTGTCAGTGGACCAGCCTGTGGTTAACACAACAAATAAATCCACACCCACGCCCTCAAACACAACCCCAgagcccgcccccacccccacagtgGTGACCACCACCAAGGCACAAGCCAGGGAGCCAACTGCCAGCCCAGTGCCAGTGCCTCACACCAGCCCAATCCCTGAGGTGGAGGCCATGTCCCCCATGACACAGCCAAGCCCCACGCCATATACCCAGAGGGCCGCTGGGCCAGGCACACCCCAGGCACCAGCGCAGATAGAGACTGAAGCCACATCGGGTACTGATTCCACTGGGCCAACACCCGGGAGCTCAGGGGGCACTAAGATGCCAGCCACGGACTCGTGCCAGCCCAGCACCCAAG GCCTATGA